A single genomic interval of Mauremys reevesii isolate NIE-2019 linkage group 24, ASM1616193v1, whole genome shotgun sequence harbors:
- the LOC120390652 gene encoding serum amyloid P-component-like isoform X1, with the protein MDCCAARVDAKAQVKKMQKLQLWLLLLASLSGAVAQTDKPAARIQPRPPYPSPGRELQLQCDVPGDPGPLEFLWTKEGSDVPLQINPDRILTLPPVGKNETGTYICTATSAGGSSVAKYSLEMIDLVRKVFVFPRASNDSYVILKPKPEQPLQNFTVCLRSYTDLPRPYALFSYATKAYDNEILLFKPKPGEYRLYVGGEFVTFRVPENRMEWEHVCAGWESATGIAEFWVNGKPLPRKGLRKGYSVSAEAVIILGQEQDSFGGGFELPESFVGEITDVYMWDRVLYNMESLMWGGYFSRYIFGWNNLHYELVGDVFLKRKLLF; encoded by the exons ATGGACTGCTGCGCGGCTCGTGTGGATGCCAAAGCCCAG GTGAAGAAAATGCAGAAGCTGCAGCTttggctcctcctcctcgctaGCCTCTCGGGAGCCGTGGCCCAGACAG ACAAGCCAGCAGCGAGGATCCAGCCACgtcccccctaccccagcccgggCAGAGAGCTACAGCTGCAGTGTGACGTCCCAGGGGATCCTGG CCCCCTGGAGTTCCTGTGGACGAAGGAAGGCAGCGATGTCCCCCTGCAGATAAACCCTGACCGCATCCTCACCCTCCCCCCCGTCGGCAAGAATGAAACTGGCACCTACATCTGCACGGCCACCAGTGCCGGGGGCAGCTCCGTGGCCAAGTACAGCCTGGAGATGATCG ACCTCGTCCGTAAGGTGTTTGTTTTCCCAAGAGCATCCAACGACTCTTACGTTATCCTGAAGCCGAAGCCAGAGCAGCCACTGCAGAATTTTACTGTTTGTCTGAGATCCTACACTGACCTGCCCCGGCCGTACGCCCTTTTCTCTTATGCCACCAAGGCCTATGACAATGAGATCCTGCTCTTCAAACCCAAGCCTGGGGAGTACAGACTATACGTGGGCGGGGAATTTGTGACCTTCAGAGTCCCCGAGAACCGTATGGAGTGGGAGCACGTCTGTGCTGGCTGGGAATCGGCCACGGGCATAGCTGAGTTCTGGGTGAACGGGAAGCCCTTACCCAGGAAGGGTCTGCGGAAAGGCTATTCCGTCAGTGCTGAGGCTGTGATCatcctggggcaggagcaggactcCTTCGGGGGCGGGTTTGAACTCCCAGAGTCTTTTGTAGGGGAAATCACAGATGTGTACATGTGGGACCGTGTCCTCTATAACATGGAGTCTCTAATGTGGGGTGGGTACTTTTCCCGCTACATCTTTGGCTGGAATAATTTGCACTATGAATTAGTAGGTGATGTGTTCCTGAAACGCAAGCTGTTATTCTGA
- the LOC120390652 gene encoding serum amyloid P-component-like isoform X2, which translates to MQKLQLWLLLLASLSGAVAQTDKPAARIQPRPPYPSPGRELQLQCDVPGDPGPLEFLWTKEGSDVPLQINPDRILTLPPVGKNETGTYICTATSAGGSSVAKYSLEMIDLVRKVFVFPRASNDSYVILKPKPEQPLQNFTVCLRSYTDLPRPYALFSYATKAYDNEILLFKPKPGEYRLYVGGEFVTFRVPENRMEWEHVCAGWESATGIAEFWVNGKPLPRKGLRKGYSVSAEAVIILGQEQDSFGGGFELPESFVGEITDVYMWDRVLYNMESLMWGGYFSRYIFGWNNLHYELVGDVFLKRKLLF; encoded by the exons ATGCAGAAGCTGCAGCTttggctcctcctcctcgctaGCCTCTCGGGAGCCGTGGCCCAGACAG ACAAGCCAGCAGCGAGGATCCAGCCACgtcccccctaccccagcccgggCAGAGAGCTACAGCTGCAGTGTGACGTCCCAGGGGATCCTGG CCCCCTGGAGTTCCTGTGGACGAAGGAAGGCAGCGATGTCCCCCTGCAGATAAACCCTGACCGCATCCTCACCCTCCCCCCCGTCGGCAAGAATGAAACTGGCACCTACATCTGCACGGCCACCAGTGCCGGGGGCAGCTCCGTGGCCAAGTACAGCCTGGAGATGATCG ACCTCGTCCGTAAGGTGTTTGTTTTCCCAAGAGCATCCAACGACTCTTACGTTATCCTGAAGCCGAAGCCAGAGCAGCCACTGCAGAATTTTACTGTTTGTCTGAGATCCTACACTGACCTGCCCCGGCCGTACGCCCTTTTCTCTTATGCCACCAAGGCCTATGACAATGAGATCCTGCTCTTCAAACCCAAGCCTGGGGAGTACAGACTATACGTGGGCGGGGAATTTGTGACCTTCAGAGTCCCCGAGAACCGTATGGAGTGGGAGCACGTCTGTGCTGGCTGGGAATCGGCCACGGGCATAGCTGAGTTCTGGGTGAACGGGAAGCCCTTACCCAGGAAGGGTCTGCGGAAAGGCTATTCCGTCAGTGCTGAGGCTGTGATCatcctggggcaggagcaggactcCTTCGGGGGCGGGTTTGAACTCCCAGAGTCTTTTGTAGGGGAAATCACAGATGTGTACATGTGGGACCGTGTCCTCTATAACATGGAGTCTCTAATGTGGGGTGGGTACTTTTCCCGCTACATCTTTGGCTGGAATAATTTGCACTATGAATTAGTAGGTGATGTGTTCCTGAAACGCAAGCTGTTATTCTGA